CTCAGAGTTAGAAAAAAACTTCAAGCCACCTTCAGTAAGTAGCAAAATGTTTGCAGTTTTGAAGTAATGTCCTCAAATCCCTATATGGAATACCATGATAATTCACTAGAAgaacattttaaactattttataaatgaagaccaaatatgtTGGAAACTCAAATACAACTCCAGGAATTAGCTTTATGATATCCAGGCTTTCCCAAGGGACAGAAACATCTCAACAATATAAATGTCAATCAAAGAGTAAGCTGAGCAACCTTCAGGCAGATGCTCATCCTAACTAGGGCCATGTTTAtaatgtgaaataatattttaaaaccattatgTGAAATTAAAGTATACCAGTTATACTAATGCAAACAGATTCAGAATCTTAAGATTCTatctatgaaaaagaaatatcaaatatgCTTCATATCTAAATTTAGTTCAGTATACTCTAGctgttccattttatttcaatatCAAAGGACAGTAGGGCCCACACTTTGAACTAATACCCCTGAAGCATTCAGGTTTTAATTTGATGGCCATTTGTATTCTAGgacctcttttcttttgggaTCTGGCACTGAGTGAAGCTGATCTAAATCTGAAGCTCTTTGACTTCAAAGAGAGCCTTGTGCTTGGATTAGCACCACAGTGGAaggagcaagacaagaaacaatcCATAGACACATATGAATTCTTTGATATCCCAAAGCTTTTGTCTATTTCCTCTTATCAATCTATGAAATAATCTTAGCAATTCAAACATAACCTAGTCAAACATCAAAGGAAACTGGgataagatttatctatttcagtgtccattttaatacatttttatgctTGTAACAACTTCTACAAATAATAgtttgcaatgaaaaaaaaaaaagtaggctgaTTTTTACCTGGAGAGATAATAGCAAgaagcaaggaagaaataaatataactaaGAACAGCATGTCTCAGAGAGCAACTATTTCTGTAGAAGTTATCATAAATTTTTCCtgttataaaaaacattttttattcaaaaagcGGGCAAAGGGATATGTTATAATTACTCTTCATGTTTTTATGTCCATCAGATTTATCATGCACTTCTACCAGCTgcatttttttaacttggaaattgaaaaaaataaaaccaataataaaGCAAATGCTGAAAATTCTTCAATATTGGAGCAGTAAGTGAGCTGGGGAGAACAGATCTTCAACAAACTTGATTTTAGGACAAAAAAGACCTTGACTTGATCAAAAGTTCTCTGAGCTCACCCTCTTCGAACTCTCCAAAAATAGGACAAAATGTGAACAAAGCGGAGTGAACCATAAACAGAAACACTTCAAAGAAGCCTCTGGAGTAAAATCACTTTTCATAAAGATAATGAATAATTTAAGCATATGGCATTATGGTTTAAGAAATAATTGTTAATAAATTCAGGAGACAGTAATGTTGACATCACCAGGTTGTTTTTAATATACCACAAATGAATTCCATAATCACACATATGTATTGAAAAGATAATTACCAGGTCATTTTACCTcagatatgatttttaaatttagaattatagAAAATGCTAGATTTTCTCTGTCCCATTTGCtttgaaagtttaaaatacaAGGACTGAATAatctctaaaaatacatttttaaatgacccaAACATTATAGAAATTGATAATTCTGACTATTCCATTATGATGGTTTCCTTCATGAGAATTACTAAATAGGCTAAAATGATAACTAATATGTAGTCATTGCTTTTGCATTTTGGTAAATAATATGGAGAAAATATTACCAAGTTTATATGGTCATAAAAAGTAACTGATGTAgtctcttttaattaatttttaactactttgtatattttgtttagGATAGTTCTTACCTCACAGAAAGGGTGTGATATCTgttaaaataactattattacAGTTATCACTAGTTGATGATACGGCCAATCTTTTTATGTCTCCATATATACTCTACTGGTTTTATCTTCTGTAAATTTGGTCAGGTTATTTACTGTTTTTGAAATGCTAGCTCCTTTCCTCTTCATTAAGCTAAATCCTAAACATTTCCAACAGGCCTGACATTTATTATAACTTCCCTCACTAGCCAACCCCCATAATAATACTTCTATTATATTGAATTCAGTGAATAACTATATATCATCTgtattttattgttaatattgcCTTAAACTTGTTCTCTAGTTTTATTGTAGATTTAATAATCCTATATAGCTCCtccatattatgtatatatgtatttcctcctgctgaaaaaaaaattatttttttatagacaAAGGACTGCTGCTtactttccttaaaaaatacatatgcataaacATACATCCCCCAGAAAAGCTGGTATAGTGGGGGGCATACAGCAGGTGTTTTCTGCATGCTTGTTAATGATGTTGTAATACAGTTTAACTTAACAAGATCCTGTGTGTTGTTTATCTTTTCCATCTTAACTTCGTCATTCAAACAGTAGCAGAGTTGAACACAATCTCCATGGAATTCAGAAGCTCTTAAACTGTGTTATTTCAATGCAATGAACTTAAAATCACAGCCCCCTCCTAATGCAGGcactttcatgattttattttatttatacaacaATAACCAATCTCTGGTTCTATAGCATCTACATCCTAATTATTTGAGAATAGCTAGGAAGCTGGTATGCTCTAGAGCAGACATGCTCTTCGACCAGGAAAAATGAACTCTATGGATCACACCTTCAAATACTCCCCTTCTCACATTAAGATAAAAACCCAGAGtacagggtttttattttttaagtgttttcatttgaatatagttgacccACCGTGCTaaccttagtttcaggtgtataacatggTGCTTCAACACCTCTGTTATGCTATGCCTActgcaagtgtagctaccatctgttaccaaAAAACACtagtacaatattattgactatattccctaatCTGTATCCTCTATTCTCATGATTTaatcattccataactggaaagcTGTATCTTCCACtccttttcacccattttgcccatcttcctccccacttccctctggcaaccatcagtttgttctctgtgtttgcaggtctgattcttctttttgtttatttctctcttcattgcttttgcattttagattccacatatcaatgaaaccatatggtatctCTCTCAAtctgacttattgcacttagccTAATACCTTATAGGTCCATCtacactgttgcaaatggcaagatctcatgcTTTCttgtggctgcataatattcctctgtgtgtgtgtgtgtgtgtgtgtgtgtgtgtattacatcttTATAccttcatctgtcaatggacacttaggttgcttccagatttgggctactataaataatgttgcaataaactaAAAGTGCCTCTATCTTTctgaattaagatttttttttcccttgggtaaatatccagtagagaaattattggattatatggtaattctatttttaattttttgaggaacctccatactattttccacagtgcctGTACCAATtataatcccaccaacagtgcatagtaccctattgtttcacttattttggaatctcaaaacaaagcaaaagaaaagacaaacaaaaaaccatattcttaaatacagagaagaaactggtggTTTTCAGAGGAGAAGAATAAACTTCTAGCTATAAAATATGTAAGCCATGAAGACGAAAGTAcagcacagaaaatatttaaacagtaCTGTATGGCACTTATCACAGTGAGCACTGAGCAATgcataaaattgttgaatcaattTGTTGTACAGCTGAAGCCACTACAACATTATTCATTGATTACACttcaataagaataaaataaaattttaaaaataagtaaaaaataaataaatgccattgTCACATTCTTGCTCAGTGGGTTGCTTCAGAGCATTTAGAAGTCagtatttctcctctctcaatTCTATTTCCTCCACCCAGCCTACCCATCCTTTCTGTTTGTCATAATTCCTAAGTATATAGTgttcaaaataaatcaaatataatatTCACATATAAAAGAAACTTCAATTCCCTTTTGCCCTACATGTATATAGCTAAATACATATTGGTATGAATTTGAGGGGATATGAGGAGCAGTAAAGAAATCAACTtggtaaaaggggaaaaattaataataataaatgtatgtcagcaaaggaaatagaaagtttTCAACTTGTCTTGGCAATAATACGGACCTAGATCAAGGACACTATTTCATTTTACACTGCTCCTACTATTCTATCGTTATAGGATATTTTGTTAGACAATAGGGTCCATGCAATTAAATAATCAGAAGTGTATCATATTCTCAAACCTGAGCTATCTGTTTTAAATCCCATCTTTGTGATCAATGATATAACCTATTTTTTGCCtgagaaaaaaaatgcccttGGATTCATAGATATAAGAAGTTGACATAACAAGAGGATTTGCAAAATCAAAGAGTTTTACCAAAACATGCACATTTTTAGATAGATTATAATTCATTTCCACATTCAAATATACCAAATCCTCGCCCCACTTATATTTTCTGTAACTCCATGTAGGAGCAGAATGAAGACCATAATTATTTTTCCCCTGAGAAAAAGATTCtcccatattttaaaagtatcatgCACCAtgcaacatgcaaaaaaaaaaaaagaaaaataccttggGTTTCTTATTTTCAAGGCCTGTTGGCATGGACAATGCACAAGGTGAAATCAGTTCCTTGGTTCTTGTTAGAGAAATGGGAGGTGATGGGGTTGAAACAGATGACCTGTGGTTGGACATTGAGCTTTCAGATTTTCCAAGTCTTGAAGGCAAGGTACCACTGCCAAATTTTGGGTCCGGTGTTGAGGGATGgagctggagtgcctgggtgggcaGAGTAGCACGAGGGAGTGGGAAGGACCCCAATGTGGAAAGTGAGGCAGAGCTAGCACTGGAGACAGGGGGTGAAGGAGGAATTGAAGGATTCTGTCCCTGGTCAGCTAGCTTCGGGGCTGTTCTCTTAGATCTGTTTATCAGGTCTGAAAGAGCTGGGGAAGGATGGAAACATTTCTCTGGAAAGGAGAGTGTGGCCCTTTGGTTAGCGGGAGGAGATAGAGTAGATAATGCAGATGAGGCTGATGTAGGGTGTATGTGAATATTCCTGGGCTTTTCTGGACCCCTGAGGTCAACATCCTGTTTGCCcttcaaagaaagagaaggaacacttGGTGGAACGGGAGGAAGACCCACAGAACTCAATGTACTAGTCTGTAGCAGTGAGAATGTTGGGTTCCCCTTCAAAGAAGTGGGTGATGTTTTCTCTACATTCAAAGAAACAAGGCTACTATCAACATGTGTtgtgggagagagggagcctgcctgagaaagggaagcagatttGGCAAAAAAAGGTAAGTGAAAGGATTGCTGGCTGAGTTCGGAAACTTGGTGTTCCCTTTGTTCTGGAGACCCCGTTCTCAGGGAGCAACTAGAGAGAGATTTCTTAGGTGTGGACGgggtttcttttgctttttgatcGAGGGTGAGTGTGGAAGAAGCCAAGGAGTTGAGAGAGAAGGTGGGACAGGATGCAGGGGAAAAGGGTCTTTGGTGAGAAGGGTTTGACTTGAGCATGGCAGTGAGCAGGGAAAGCCGGGAAGGCACTGGGGATTTCACCCCTGACTTTGAGAGATTTCCACTAGATGACACTTGGCTACAGATAGTGGAAGAAGAGCCATGGAACGAGGAGGTAAACTGTTTGGGACTTGGAGAGAGTGAATGTGTGACAATACGGACTGGTATATATGACCCCGAATTTGACTTCAGAGAAGCCCTGGAGGATGGTGAAGGAGAAGTGGTTCTCGGGCTTTCTCTGGGGCTAAGGACATGTGAGGTGAAAGCTGTTTTCTTCGGAACTTCAGATGCCAGTCCAGGTTTCTTATCTGCAGGTCTTGGACTGGATAAATTAGAACCTGATAACTGAGTGAAATGGGGAAACTGTGACGTCGAGGAGGTGCCCTTCCGTGCAAAAAAGGGTGAAGAGTGAGCAGAAGTTTGAAAATACGTAGTTGTTTCTTCCACCAAGGCCCCACTGACATCCAGCCTCCTAGTGTGGAACTCCTCTAGCACAGAGGCTCCGTCGAGGTTAACTGGGTCAGGTGGCGTTTTCTGATTAGTtggagaaacaaaggagaaagcaggTGGTTTACAGGCAAGCTGCTCAGAGGTAGTGGGAGAAGAAGTTAactagaggaaagagaaatagacaGATTGTAATAGGAcattattgtgaaatgatcacaatatTCTCGTTACTTGTGTGTTTCTGCAAACAGTCTATTAGTTTACACAAAACAGGCACCTTAAacctccataaaaattttaggagttCTGTTGTGCTAATGAGGCATTgctttaaatttg
The sequence above is drawn from the Mustela nigripes isolate SB6536 chromosome 5, MUSNIG.SB6536, whole genome shotgun sequence genome and encodes:
- the MLIP gene encoding muscular LMNA-interacting protein, giving the protein MEECFLWGFQIAMEPKALNSFGWIFFYRLVSSGDSEAKPLIFTFVPTVRRLPTHSKLADTSKFLVKIPEEPSDKNPETVNRSESNEYLTLNAGSQQERNQGTLIYPSEGSEKVLQARGIKANELQGMQQSDLFKAEYVFIVDSEGEDEAPSGKGEQGPPGGMSTTASRPKSLAISSSLVSDVVRPKTRGTDLQAPSYPEMSHGIASQQKHGQLTSSPTTSEQLACKPPAFSFVSPTNQKTPPDPVNLDGASVLEEFHTRRLDVSGALVEETTTYFQTSAHSSPFFARKGTSSTSQFPHFTQLSGSNLSSPRPADKKPGLASEVPKKTAFTSHVLSPRESPRTTSPSPSSRASLKSNSGSYIPVRIVTHSLSPSPKQFTSSFHGSSSTICSQVSSSGNLSKSGVKSPVPSRLSLLTAMLKSNPSHQRPFSPASCPTFSLNSLASSTLTLDQKAKETPSTPKKSLSSCSLRTGSPEQREHQVSELSQQSFHLPFFAKSASLSQAGSLSPTTHVDSSLVSLNVEKTSPTSLKGNPTFSLLQTSTLSSVGLPPVPPSVPSLSLKGKQDVDLRGPEKPRNIHIHPTSASSALSTLSPPANQRATLSFPEKCFHPSPALSDLINRSKRTAPKLADQGQNPSIPPSPPVSSASSASLSTLGSFPLPRATLPTQALQLHPSTPDPKFGSGTLPSRLGKSESSMSNHRSSVSTPSPPISLTRTKELISPCALSMPTGLENKKPKQYKTKSSYKAFAAIPTNTLLLEQKALDEPAKTESVFKDNTLDPPLEFCFPAQLRQQTEELCATIDKVLQDSLSMHSDSPSSSSQTLLGSDTMKMPTTLPRAAGRETKYANLSSPSSTVSDNQLTKPGVIRPVPVKSKILLRKEEEVYEPNPFSKYLEDNSDFFSDQLSHPMVAIPEHETLDSKEQ